A window from Lagopus muta isolate bLagMut1 chromosome 5, bLagMut1 primary, whole genome shotgun sequence encodes these proteins:
- the PIGC gene encoding phosphatidylinositol N-acetylglucosaminyltransferase subunit C has translation MVCAQVETSPRRCWQKVLYERQPFPDNYVDQRFLEELRKNIHARQYQYWNVVFESGVVVQQLCSVCVFVVTWWYMDAGVLSPQGLFGAALLTSLLGYVLFDAVDTGVGRRQSGRTRWADLKSTLVFTAFTYGFSPVLKTLTESISTDTIYAMSAFMLLGHLIFFDYGANAAIVSSTLSLNMAIFASVCLASRLPRSLHAFVMVTFAMQIFALWPMLQKKLKARTPYCYVGVTALFALVALVGLASISSVGAVLFASLLLSVSCLCPYCLIRLQQLKDNIHGPWDEAEIKEDLSRFLM, from the coding sequence ATGGTCTGTGCGCAGGTGGAGACGAGCCCGAGGCGGTGCTGGCAGAAGGTGCTGTACGAGCGGCAGCCCTTCCCCGATAACTACGTGGACCAGCGGTTCCTGGAGGAGCTGCGGAAGAACATCCATGCCCGCCAGTACCAGTACTGGAACGTGGTCTTCGAGTCGGGGGTGgtggtgcagcagctctgcagcgtGTGTGTCTTTGTTGTAACCTGGTGGTACATGGATGCCGGGGTGCTGAGCCCGCAGGGGCTGtttggggcagccctgctcacttCTCTGCTTGGCTACGTCCTCTTTGATGCCGTTGACACCGGGGTCGGGCGGCGGCAGAGCGGGCGGACACGGTGGGCAGACCTGAAGAGCACGCTGGTGTTCACTGCCTTCACCTACGGcttctcaccagtgctgaagaCACTGACGGAGTCCATCAGCACGGACACCATCTACGCCATGTCGGCCTTCATGCTCCTCGGCCACCTCATCTTCTTCGACTACGGCGCCAACGCCGCCATCGTGTCCAGCACGCTGTCCCTCAACATGGCCATCTTCGCTTCGGTGTGCCTGGCCTCTCGCCTGCCTCGCTCCCTCCATGCCTTTGTCATGGTCACCTTTGCAATGCAGATCTTTGCCCTCTGGCCCATGCTGCAGAAGAAGCTGAAGGCCCGGACGCCATACTGCTATGTGGGGGTGACCGCGCTGTTCGCGTTGGTTGCCCTTGTGGGGCTGGCGAGCATCTCTAGTGTGGGTGCTGTGCTCTTtgcctcactgctgctctccgTTTCCTGCCTCTGCCCTTACTGCCTCATCCGGCTTCAGCAGCTCAAGGACAACATCCATGGGCCGTGGGATGAGGCTGAAATCAAGGAGGACCTCTCCAGGTTCCTCATGTAG